One segment of Formicincola oecophyllae DNA contains the following:
- a CDS encoding response regulator transcription factor: MRLLIVEDDPTVRNFILKGLRESGHVADEAANGKDGLFLAVSEAYDVIILDRMLPGGIDGLNILETLRAQDNHTPVLVLSALADVDERVAGLKAGSDDYVTKPFAFSELLARVEALGRRSSPENAPRTNIEVGTLSLDLLAREVRRDGKRILVQPREFRLLEFLARHAGQVVTRTMLLEKVWDYHFDPQTNVIDVHVSRLRQKVDKPFERPLIHTVRNAGYILRSDLDEGS, from the coding sequence ATGCGACTGCTCATTGTTGAAGATGACCCCACCGTCCGTAACTTCATCTTGAAGGGTCTGCGTGAATCAGGCCACGTTGCCGATGAGGCCGCCAACGGCAAAGATGGCCTGTTCCTGGCGGTATCAGAAGCCTATGACGTTATCATCCTGGACCGTATGTTGCCTGGTGGCATTGATGGGCTGAACATCCTTGAGACCTTGCGTGCCCAGGATAACCACACGCCCGTTCTGGTCCTTTCCGCTTTAGCGGACGTGGATGAACGTGTGGCAGGCCTCAAGGCGGGTTCAGACGATTATGTAACCAAGCCTTTCGCCTTTTCGGAGTTGCTGGCGCGGGTGGAGGCACTGGGGCGGCGCAGCAGCCCTGAGAACGCCCCCCGCACCAACATAGAAGTTGGCACCCTTTCACTGGACCTGCTGGCCCGTGAGGTGCGGCGTGATGGCAAACGTATTCTTGTGCAGCCCCGTGAATTCCGTTTGCTGGAATTCCTGGCCCGTCATGCTGGGCAGGTCGTTACCCGCACCATGCTGCTTGAAAAAGTCTGGGACTACCATTTCGACCCACAGACCAATGTGATTGACGTTCATGTTTCCCGACTGCGCCAAAAAGTGGACAAGCCTTTTGAACGCCCCCTCATCCACACGGTGCGCAACGCTGGCTACATTCTACGCTCTGACCTGGACGAAGGGTCCTGA